A region of Periplaneta americana isolate PAMFEO1 chromosome 16, P.americana_PAMFEO1_priV1, whole genome shotgun sequence DNA encodes the following proteins:
- the LOC138691127 gene encoding serine/threonine-protein phosphatase 6 regulatory ankyrin repeat subunit B-like, which translates to MSLVPLPEPTTLPSHLLVMQVLHLIQLCQGGVSCDTVRELERVVAQAEVAQMQGADPHEDSARSRRIVELDRLLSDERKSLADLRNSLEVQRQKLRETSRRADKLHKEKSELEAKLERERRLNARITGDLQSEKERCLTVSRDLASQKEYDLELAADIRKEKHRNVELQRSLETERQFNAELDVNCRDKDGITALHRAAQKGNLKAVQVLVSRGGNLNLKEKEYGRTPLLQATLYGKLEVVRWLMSHGANIDVSNNQGFTPLHYCVWYGHTEICRLLLNRGATIDSLGDEKLTPLHLAARAGHMDTIKLLLNSGANLNATDNFGNSAVDWARQNGYTEVAEFLTNARTNQATPNIEVS; encoded by the exons ATGTCGCTCGTGCCTCTGCCGGAACCGACGACGCTGCCCTCACACCTGCTCGTCATGCAGGTCCTGCACCTGATACAGCTGTGCCAGGGCGGCGTGAGCTGCGACACCGTGCGCGAGCTGGAGCGCGTCGTGGCGCAGGCGGAAGTGGCGCAGATGCAGGGCGCAGACCCTCACGAGGACTCCGCGCGCTCCAGGCGCATCGTGGAGCTGGACCGCCTGCTGAGCGACGAGCGGAAGAGCTTGGCGGACCTGCGGAACTCCCTGGAGGTGCAGCGGCAGAAGCTTAGGGAGACGAGCCGGCGCGCCGACAAGCTGCACAAGGAGAAGTCGGAGCTGGAGGCCAAGCTGGAGCGGGAGAGGCGGCTGAACGCCAGGATCACCGGCGACCTGCAGAGCGAGAAGGAGAGGTGCCTCACGGTGTCCAGGGACCTCGCGAGCCAGAAGGAGTACGATCTGGAGCTAGCCGCCGACATCCGCAAGGAGAAACACAGGAACGTGGAGTTGCAGAGGAGCCTGGAGACAGAGCGCCAGTTCAACGCCGAGCTGGACGTCAACTGCAGGGACAAGGACGGCATCACTGCCTTACATAG GGCAGCTCAAAAAGGAAACCTGAAAGCTGTGCAGGTGTTAGTCAGTCGTGGAGGAAATTTAAATCTTAAAGAAAAGGAATATGGCCGGACTCCATTGCTTCAAGCAACCTTGTACGGAAAGCTTGAAGTAGTTCGGTGGCTCATGTCACATGGTGCAAATATTGATGTCTCCAACAATCAGGGCTTCACCCCATTGCATTACTGTGTGTGGTATGGTCATACGGAGATATGCCGTCTTCTGCTCAACAGAGGCGCCACAATCGATTCTTTGGGAGACGAGAAATTAACACCCTTGCATCTGGCAGCGAGAGCAGGGCACATGGACACGATCAAGCTCCTTCTTAACAGTGGGGCTAATCTGAATGCCACTGACAATTTTGGAAATTCGGCAGTGGACTGGGCGAGACAGAATGGATATACGGAAGTGGCTGAATTCTTAACCAATGCAAGAACTAATCAAGCAACTCCTAACATAGAAGTGTCCTAA